A window of the Rhodoferax sp. GW822-FHT02A01 genome harbors these coding sequences:
- a CDS encoding sugar-binding domain-containing protein: MGQAQIAEQLGLSQAKVSRLLKQSEQLGIVKITVHVPPGVHAEVESRVESLFGIDECLVVEVPDAQLDVDDAISQALASSVASYLELMVPTMESIAVSSWSSTLLAAVNVMRPTASGVTRHVVQAFGGVGQPSVQRFATQLTERLAHLSHAEPTFMMAPGIAASPEAKRAIEADAACTHVLTMFDNLSGILMGIGSTAPSRMLRDSGNIFSDRDIEELKAAGAVGDVCLRFFDANGKLVRTGLNDRIIGIEADQVLKARRRIGVAGGPRKFEAIRGSLRGKWISTLITDLDTAKRLIESP; encoded by the coding sequence ATGGGACAAGCTCAAATTGCGGAACAGCTGGGCTTGTCCCAGGCCAAAGTCTCACGACTTTTGAAGCAATCCGAGCAGCTTGGGATTGTGAAAATCACGGTGCACGTTCCGCCTGGCGTCCATGCGGAGGTGGAGTCTCGCGTCGAAAGCCTCTTTGGCATTGACGAGTGCCTGGTGGTGGAGGTTCCTGATGCACAACTGGATGTTGACGACGCCATTTCCCAGGCATTGGCGTCTTCGGTTGCGTCCTACCTGGAGCTGATGGTACCGACTATGGAGTCCATCGCAGTGTCGTCCTGGAGCTCCACACTGTTGGCGGCAGTGAACGTGATGCGGCCCACGGCCTCTGGCGTCACGCGCCATGTGGTCCAGGCGTTTGGTGGTGTTGGGCAACCCAGTGTGCAGCGCTTTGCGACCCAGCTTACCGAACGGCTGGCGCACCTTTCTCATGCCGAGCCCACTTTCATGATGGCGCCTGGCATCGCTGCCTCACCCGAGGCCAAGCGGGCCATAGAAGCCGACGCCGCCTGTACCCATGTGCTGACCATGTTTGACAACCTGTCGGGCATTTTGATGGGGATTGGTTCCACCGCACCATCGCGCATGCTGCGTGATAGCGGCAACATTTTTTCAGACCGCGATATTGAAGAACTCAAGGCCGCAGGCGCGGTTGGCGACGTCTGTCTGCGTTTCTTTGACGCAAACGGCAAGCTGGTTCGCACAGGTCTGAATGACCGAATCATCGGCATAGAAGCCGATCAGGTGTTGAAGGCCCGCCGCCGCATTGGCGTTGCAGGCGGTCCAAGGAAGTTCGAAGCCATCAGGGGCTCCCTGCGTGGCAAATGGATTTCCACATTGATTACTGATCTCGATACGGCAAAACGGCTTATCGAGAGCCCATAG
- a CDS encoding SDR family oxidoreductase, which produces MNLFDLKDEVAMVTGAGSGIGQRLAIGLAEAGADVACFDLPGQQKGLEATVESIQKLGRKAIISTGDVTQAADLKASVDRIEAELGALSIALNCAGIANAAPAEDMGYDQWRRVHAINVDGVFLSCQAQARVMLPRKKGSIVNIASMSGSIVNRGLLQAHYNSSKAAVIHMSKSLAMEWSERGIRVNSISPGYTATPMNLRPEVAEQVKIFERDTPLGRMATVDEMVGPAVFLSSRAASFCTGVDLIVDGGFVCW; this is translated from the coding sequence GTGAATTTGTTTGATCTAAAAGATGAAGTGGCCATGGTGACCGGCGCCGGAAGCGGCATCGGTCAGCGTCTGGCGATTGGCCTGGCAGAGGCCGGCGCAGATGTGGCGTGTTTTGACTTGCCGGGACAGCAAAAGGGCTTGGAAGCGACCGTTGAAAGCATTCAGAAGTTGGGGCGCAAGGCGATCATCAGCACCGGCGATGTCACCCAAGCTGCAGACCTGAAGGCGAGCGTTGACCGCATCGAAGCCGAGCTGGGCGCACTGAGCATTGCGTTGAACTGCGCTGGCATTGCCAATGCAGCGCCTGCCGAAGACATGGGCTACGACCAGTGGCGCCGCGTGCATGCCATCAATGTGGATGGCGTGTTTCTCAGCTGCCAGGCCCAGGCACGCGTCATGCTGCCCCGAAAGAAAGGCTCCATCGTGAACATTGCTTCCATGTCGGGCTCCATCGTGAATCGCGGGCTCCTACAAGCCCACTACAACAGCTCCAAGGCCGCGGTGATCCACATGAGCAAGAGCCTGGCCATGGAATGGTCTGAACGCGGCATCCGCGTGAATTCCATCAGCCCCGGCTACACCGCCACGCCCATGAACCTTCGCCCGGAGGTGGCTGAGCAGGTCAAGATTTTTGAGCGCGACACACCGCTCGGTCGCATGGCCACGGTGGATGAGATGGTGGGCCCTGCGGTGTTCCTCTCCAGCCGGGCTGCGTCGTTTTGCACAGGCGTGGACTTGATTGTGGACGGTGGATTTGTCTGCTGGTGA
- a CDS encoding SDR family oxidoreductase — MSRRFAGKVVVVTGGSRGIGKAIAQRFVREGASVCVAANEALVHDTAKQLGTLTVEGAKVIGAELDVTNKEQVKALYARVAVELGEVDISIQNAGVITIAKLEDLSESEWDKVMAVNTKGVFLCCQEAAVRMRAAGKKGRLINTASGQARQGFVYTPHYAASKFGVVGITQSLAKELAKTGITVNAFCPGIIETDMWAYNDEAWGKLLGNYKPGELMAEWIEGIPMGRPGSGEDVAGVVTFLSSDDAAYITGQTINVDGGMFMS; from the coding sequence ATGAGCAGAAGATTTGCCGGCAAGGTCGTTGTCGTCACGGGTGGCAGCAGAGGCATAGGCAAGGCCATTGCACAACGCTTTGTGCGCGAGGGGGCCAGTGTCTGTGTGGCCGCCAATGAAGCCTTGGTCCATGACACAGCAAAGCAGCTGGGCACACTGACCGTCGAAGGCGCCAAGGTCATAGGCGCAGAGTTGGATGTGACCAACAAGGAGCAAGTGAAGGCTCTCTATGCGCGTGTGGCGGTCGAACTGGGTGAGGTGGACATCTCCATCCAGAATGCCGGCGTGATCACCATTGCAAAACTCGAAGACCTGAGCGAATCCGAGTGGGACAAGGTGATGGCGGTCAACACCAAAGGGGTGTTTCTTTGCTGCCAGGAGGCTGCTGTGCGTATGCGGGCGGCTGGCAAGAAGGGGCGCCTGATCAACACCGCGTCGGGTCAAGCACGCCAGGGCTTTGTCTACACCCCCCACTACGCTGCCAGCAAGTTTGGTGTGGTGGGCATCACCCAAAGCCTGGCCAAGGAATTGGCCAAGACAGGCATCACGGTCAACGCGTTCTGCCCCGGCATCATCGAAACCGATATGTGGGCCTACAACGACGAGGCCTGGGGCAAGCTGCTTGGCAACTACAAGCCGGGCGAGCTGATGGCCGAATGGATTGAAGGCATTCCCATGGGACGCCCCGGCTCCGGCGAAGACGTGGCCGGCGTGGTGACCTTCCTGTCCTCCGACGACGCTGCCTACATCACCGGCCAGACCATCAATGTCGATGGTGGGATGTTCATGTCATGA
- the tal gene encoding transaldolase, whose product MNQLEALRQYTTVVADTGDFELLTQFAPQDATTNPSLVLQAIRDAKYKPLFEQVVDAARGASVERIADRVVVAFGKEILQRIPGRVSSEVDARLSFDTEGSIRKAKEILALYQAQGVNTSRVLIKLASTWEGIQAAKALENEGIHTNLTLLFSLPQAIACANAKVQLISPFVGRIYDWYKKSAGTGWDELAHAGANDPGVRSVSQIFACYKANGIATEIMGASFRNVGQICALAGCDLLTISPKLLAELQASEGPVSRALGTAVTDAAVPPYHQISEQQFRLDLNRDAMATEKLAEGIRQFEADAIALERMILDRIQS is encoded by the coding sequence ATGAACCAGCTCGAAGCACTGAGGCAATACACGACGGTTGTTGCGGACACTGGCGACTTTGAGCTTCTCACGCAGTTTGCGCCGCAAGACGCCACCACCAACCCGTCTCTGGTGTTGCAGGCCATTCGTGACGCCAAGTACAAGCCGCTCTTTGAACAGGTGGTGGACGCAGCGCGGGGCGCATCCGTGGAGCGCATCGCGGACCGCGTGGTCGTGGCTTTTGGCAAGGAAATCCTGCAGCGCATCCCAGGCCGGGTGTCGAGCGAAGTTGACGCCCGCCTGAGCTTTGATACGGAAGGCTCCATCCGCAAGGCCAAGGAGATACTGGCGCTCTACCAGGCGCAAGGGGTGAATACCTCTCGGGTGCTCATCAAGTTGGCATCCACCTGGGAAGGTATTCAGGCGGCCAAGGCGCTGGAGAACGAAGGCATCCATACCAACCTGACGCTGCTGTTTTCTCTGCCACAGGCGATTGCCTGCGCCAATGCCAAGGTACAGCTTATTTCGCCGTTCGTAGGACGGATCTACGACTGGTACAAGAAGTCAGCCGGAACGGGGTGGGATGAGCTTGCCCATGCAGGAGCCAACGACCCTGGCGTGCGTTCGGTGAGTCAGATCTTTGCCTGTTACAAGGCCAATGGGATCGCCACCGAAATCATGGGAGCGAGCTTCCGAAACGTGGGGCAGATATGCGCCTTGGCCGGTTGTGACTTGCTCACGATCAGCCCCAAGCTGCTGGCCGAGTTACAGGCATCTGAAGGGCCGGTAAGCCGCGCCCTGGGTACTGCGGTCACGGATGCCGCTGTACCGCCTTACCACCAGATCAGTGAACAGCAATTCCGCCTGGATCTCAATCGCGATGCCATGGCAACGGAAAAGCTGGCCGAAGGCATTCGGCAATTCGAAGCCGATGCGATTGCGCTGGAACGCATGATCCTGGACCGCATCCAGTCCTGA
- the tkt gene encoding transketolase translates to MTTLRANALRMLAVDAVQAANSGHPGMPMGMADIADVLWNQHLRHNPADPAWPNRDRFVLSNGHGSALLYALLHLSGYDLPIAELKNFRKMGSKTPGHPEVFLTPGVETTTGPLGQGVANAVGMALSEKLLSKEFNTPGHAVVDHYTYAFCGDGCLMEGISHEACSLAGTWGLNKLILFWDDNGISIDGHVEGWFSDDTPKRFEAYGWNVIRSVDGHDANAIHAAIELAKTSGSKPTLICCRTVIGKGSPNKAGSHEVHGAPLGKDEITAVRQVLNWPHEPFVVPEDVYTQWSAKERGHAQQEQWTALFGSLQSAYPEKAAEFMRRNQRRLPEGFDAVCAQMLSKWSQREGAVATRKASQEAITELAAHLPEFLGGSADLTPSNLTNWPACRSVQADTGGNYVHYGVREFGMAAIMNGIFLHGGYRPFGGTFLMFSEYARNALRMSALMRIAPIFVFTHDSIGLGEDGPTHQPVEQLATLRLIPNMDCWRPCDALETAVAWQTAVKQTSTPTCLALSRQNLPMHTRDEDTVKAVSRGGYTLVAEPQGQSPEVILIATGSEVQLAVSAANQLTQEGTRVRVVSMPSMNSFLNQPKDWQEEVLPAGVPRLAIEAGATRLWRAVVGLEGDVLGIDTFGESGATNDLATHFGMTTENVIARTRTLLNAKAPQTLLQPQ, encoded by the coding sequence ATGACGACACTTCGCGCGAACGCGCTTCGTATGTTGGCGGTCGATGCTGTCCAGGCTGCCAATTCCGGCCACCCCGGCATGCCTATGGGCATGGCCGATATCGCAGATGTGCTGTGGAACCAGCATCTGCGTCACAACCCTGCAGACCCTGCCTGGCCCAACCGAGACCGCTTTGTGCTGAGCAACGGCCATGGCTCGGCCCTGCTGTATGCGCTGCTGCATTTGTCGGGATATGACCTGCCTATTGCGGAGTTGAAGAATTTCCGCAAGATGGGAAGCAAAACGCCAGGTCACCCGGAAGTCTTTTTGACTCCTGGTGTGGAGACAACCACCGGCCCGCTCGGCCAAGGTGTGGCGAACGCCGTAGGTATGGCATTGTCGGAAAAGCTGCTGTCCAAGGAGTTCAATACGCCTGGGCATGCGGTGGTAGACCACTACACCTATGCATTCTGTGGCGACGGATGCCTGATGGAAGGTATCAGCCACGAAGCCTGCTCACTGGCTGGTACCTGGGGCCTCAACAAGCTGATTCTTTTTTGGGATGACAACGGCATTTCGATCGACGGACATGTTGAAGGTTGGTTCAGCGATGACACACCCAAACGCTTTGAAGCCTATGGATGGAACGTGATTCGCAGTGTGGATGGGCATGATGCCAACGCTATCCATGCAGCCATTGAACTAGCCAAGACCTCTGGCTCCAAGCCCACGCTGATTTGCTGCCGTACCGTTATTGGCAAGGGTTCTCCCAACAAGGCGGGTAGCCACGAGGTGCATGGTGCTCCATTGGGCAAAGACGAAATTACCGCGGTGCGCCAGGTTCTGAATTGGCCGCATGAGCCGTTCGTGGTTCCTGAGGATGTCTACACCCAATGGAGTGCCAAGGAGCGTGGCCACGCCCAGCAGGAGCAATGGACTGCGCTATTTGGAAGCCTGCAGTCGGCATATCCCGAAAAGGCTGCCGAGTTCATGCGCCGCAACCAAAGGCGGCTTCCTGAAGGTTTTGATGCGGTCTGTGCCCAGATGCTGTCCAAGTGGTCCCAGCGTGAAGGTGCGGTTGCAACGCGCAAGGCCTCACAGGAAGCCATCACCGAGCTGGCAGCACATCTGCCGGAATTTCTGGGAGGCTCTGCCGACCTGACACCATCCAATCTGACCAATTGGCCGGCATGCCGCAGCGTTCAAGCCGACACCGGTGGCAACTACGTTCACTACGGGGTGCGGGAGTTTGGTATGGCGGCCATCATGAATGGGATCTTCCTGCACGGTGGCTACCGACCGTTTGGTGGCACCTTCCTGATGTTCTCCGAGTACGCCCGCAATGCATTGCGTATGAGTGCGCTGATGCGCATTGCCCCCATTTTCGTGTTCACCCATGACTCGATTGGTTTGGGCGAGGATGGGCCAACGCACCAACCCGTGGAACAACTGGCCACCTTGCGTCTGATTCCCAACATGGATTGCTGGCGCCCCTGTGACGCGCTGGAAACGGCCGTGGCCTGGCAAACGGCTGTGAAACAGACCAGCACGCCCACATGCCTTGCACTGTCACGCCAGAACCTGCCCATGCATACACGCGATGAAGACACCGTCAAAGCCGTGAGCCGTGGGGGCTACACACTCGTGGCGGAACCCCAGGGCCAATCCCCGGAAGTCATCCTGATCGCAACCGGTAGCGAGGTGCAGTTGGCCGTATCCGCAGCAAACCAGCTGACGCAAGAAGGCACCCGCGTTCGTGTGGTCTCCATGCCCTCCATGAACTCCTTCCTGAATCAACCCAAGGACTGGCAGGAAGAGGTGTTGCCGGCCGGCGTACCCCGCCTGGCCATTGAGGCTGGTGCAACCCGCCTGTGGCGTGCCGTTGTCGGACTCGAAGGAGATGTACTGGGAATCGACACGTTTGGCGAATCCGGTGCGACCAATGACTTGGCGACCCATTTCGGCATGACAACAGAGAACGTGATTGCGCGCACCAGAACCCTGTTGAATGCAAAGGCCCCGCAAACGCTCTTGCAGCCGCAATAG
- a CDS encoding methyl-accepting chemotaxis protein, which yields MVKEMKFANRLKFSFGLVVAILLCVSALAVWQMGLMRASSRQITTKWLPSVERINQMAAGVANLRNTEFQHVLNLNEKTMSAIAQSMEGIVANFEKDRKAYVDLIVSDEERKLFDDLAIEWQSYQKLHTQILDTSSTDQKSSAKALLEFDSKDSFENLNAKLGKLIEFNHEGAVAESLASEHAYATARNATIVAATLGLVLALVLSSWLIRSIMRPLNQAQVAADQFATGDMTMKIDVQSQDEVGQVLHALNRMQVNIVEVVTNVLKNSESVATASAEIAQGNQDLSARTENQASALQETTTSMEALSTQVHHNADLATTANQLAVSASTIATRGGTVVGRVVGTMKEINDSSKSIADIIGVIDGIAFQTNILALNAAVEAARAGEQGRGFAVVASEVRSLAGRSAEAAKEIKRLISTSVERVNLGTTLIDEAGATMTEIVNSIRRVSDIVREISSASSEQAAGVAHVCEAINQMDRMTQENAAMVEQMAAAASSLRSQAGNLVQSVAVFKLNIHDDRTLEDLPAINYS from the coding sequence ATGGTCAAGGAAATGAAATTTGCCAACCGACTCAAGTTCAGTTTTGGACTGGTCGTCGCCATACTGCTGTGCGTTTCGGCACTGGCAGTGTGGCAGATGGGTCTGATGCGCGCCTCCTCCAGGCAGATCACGACCAAGTGGTTGCCCAGCGTGGAGCGAATCAACCAAATGGCTGCCGGAGTTGCCAACCTTCGGAATACCGAGTTTCAGCACGTGTTGAACCTGAACGAGAAGACCATGTCCGCCATCGCACAGTCGATGGAGGGCATCGTTGCGAATTTCGAAAAGGATCGTAAGGCTTACGTCGATCTGATAGTGAGCGACGAAGAGCGAAAGCTCTTCGATGACCTTGCGATTGAATGGCAGTCCTATCAAAAGCTCCACACTCAGATCCTGGACACTTCCAGCACGGATCAAAAGTCGAGTGCCAAGGCTCTGTTGGAATTCGACTCCAAGGATAGTTTTGAGAACCTCAACGCCAAGCTCGGAAAGCTTATCGAGTTCAATCATGAAGGCGCCGTTGCTGAAAGCCTTGCCAGCGAACATGCCTACGCCACGGCACGCAATGCAACCATCGTTGCGGCGACGCTGGGTCTGGTATTGGCACTTGTTTTATCCAGTTGGCTGATACGGTCCATCATGCGGCCGCTGAATCAGGCCCAGGTTGCGGCGGACCAGTTCGCCACTGGCGACATGACGATGAAGATAGACGTCCAGTCACAGGACGAGGTGGGTCAAGTGCTGCATGCCTTGAACCGGATGCAGGTCAACATCGTGGAAGTCGTCACCAACGTGCTCAAGAATTCGGAAAGTGTGGCCACAGCCAGCGCAGAGATTGCCCAAGGCAACCAAGATCTCTCTGCACGCACAGAAAACCAGGCCAGCGCTCTGCAGGAGACCACAACTTCCATGGAGGCATTGAGCACACAGGTGCACCACAATGCTGACCTTGCCACCACGGCCAACCAACTCGCGGTGAGCGCGTCAACCATTGCGACACGTGGCGGTACTGTGGTGGGACGTGTAGTGGGGACCATGAAAGAGATCAACGACTCATCCAAGAGCATCGCTGACATCATTGGTGTTATCGATGGGATTGCTTTTCAAACGAATATCCTGGCTCTTAACGCCGCGGTGGAGGCGGCGCGTGCTGGTGAGCAGGGTAGAGGCTTTGCTGTGGTGGCCAGCGAAGTCCGGTCCCTCGCAGGGCGAAGCGCAGAAGCGGCCAAGGAGATCAAGCGGCTGATCAGTACCAGTGTGGAACGGGTAAATCTGGGAACAACTTTGATCGATGAGGCCGGCGCAACAATGACCGAGATCGTCAACTCTATTCGCCGAGTGAGCGACATTGTTCGAGAGATCAGCAGTGCAAGCAGTGAACAGGCCGCAGGCGTTGCTCATGTGTGTGAGGCCATCAACCAGATGGACCGCATGACCCAGGAGAACGCTGCCATGGTCGAGCAAATGGCGGCGGCCGCAA